The Besnoitia besnoiti strain Bb-Ger1 chromosome Unknown contig00216, whole genome shotgun sequence DNA window gtaccgtaactataaccatggtgacatccaatgttcacgctcaatcttaccatacatagtacttttatgatcccaggctggtttaataagtcaaagtttagccgggaagttagcgtctaaaatatataaccgatagtctcaacttagatgcacagatggacataattaatccttgtacggttttgtacctacttgactcctcagtttaagcagaactgtagtttctcgggactaaagtcagcataatcaataaaaaggtttgttcagccactggttcaccatcaactaccttgtttcgacttcgtaccgactgtgttattgtagcacatatcaatccttaaatagggatattattcccaaacaaccggatcgtgttggctaggtgaactaatcacgtttcataaatacaatcagtgaaagctcttttgatttccatgaacggagttacatattagattctcttcgctcccatggtatttagtaagttaacattgaaacgtatccagtgtaaagtttgaacgtaatccagctttaccttctatgttgttatgttaaccaaataagtttcatcgttgttgatatttcattgacatgttgataacataaatactaacaaaccaccggttttggatgggattacttttaacaccgcataatatgctaaaaagtaccattcaggtacgatatgaagcggagttacaaaccggttcactggtatggagttatctgggtgcgataattcaatcaaaccaaaagccgtttgtaagaaaattaaccaattagataatatggtagatagggaacaaactgtctccagacgttcttaacccagctcacgtattacatctgacggtgaactagcgttcctaactgaatcttgttcaataacaagggagtaatgagccgacatggaggtgctgatacaatccgaggattagaactcccaatattatctgacctgttatccccggcgtaccttacgaccgttatatgatttagagatagaatgtaatgtggattaatatccacatggtttctacaaagtgtagatataaaatagtgaatggttctgtaaagatcttgcataacatacctttagatttgcttagcattatagagcttgtaggcatgtaagtaactaaagaactatagatactttgagtgaagaatacaaggatagctccaacaataacatggctaaaatgtataccagttaagatgaaaagtccattaccaaatgcattatcattaatataaagagatagtcctaagtattccgtacagactaacattaagaaggcgactaccaaagtgaatgtcatgatattcgtacagcttgtatacaaatgttggtttttcaaaatatacgctggataccactatacttaatgcacttaacatgatggtcatgaaaagcacaagagaacttggatccggtaaacaaagaccttcaagatctaaaccagtagtccaactcgtagtaatactccccagaaaaaggtagtttatatcaacctaggaatcccattttagtaagtgtaacatggagtctagcttcagttgttatctgattggtattgcatgccctgagtacgtaaggaaaaggaaaggttaaccgctatttaaacacaacagttaccgtagctgtagatgaatgctaaatctagagtatctctcctaagacactgcataacatatgaatgctccttccgccattcgttgactgtgtttaccacggggaattagaacagaataccaagttctttgcctggaggtttgttacgttccgtacagttgtaggtaaaaggtatgttagagacttagactagcgttggagcacattgtttcattcgatagtccacgctcaatcttaccatacatagtacttttatgatcccaggctggtttaataagtcaaagtttagccgggaagttagcgtctaaaatatataaccgatagtctcaacttagatgcacagatggacataattaatccttgtacggtttgtacctacttgactcctcagtttaagcagaactgtagtttctcgggactaaagtcagcataatcaataaaaaggtttgttcagccactggttcaccatcaactaccttgtttcgacttcg harbors:
- a CDS encoding putative apocytochrome b (encoded by transcript BESB_042400); translated protein: MPTSSIMLSKSKERLETVCSLSTILSNWLIFLQTAFGLIELSHPDNSIPVNRFVTPLHIVPEWYFLAYYAVLKVIPSKTGGLLVFMLSTCQ